One stretch of Eggerthella lenta DSM 2243 DNA includes these proteins:
- the menD gene encoding 2-succinyl-5-enolpyruvyl-6-hydroxy-3-cyclohexene-1-carboxylic-acid synthase: MRADPTASALFLGAFFDELERWGVHDVVVSPGSRSTPLAMTAYELSRRFPDRLRLFVDVDERGAAFFALGLAKASGQPAAVICTSGTAVANYYPAVLEAESSRVPLIVLTGDRPARLQGLGAPQTCDQLNAYGSHVRAFRNMPEPAADAAAIAFARQAAREARIAAGGEAAGRATDGEGAPRIAGACLGGPVHFNFPFDEPLKPDLRVEGLFETGRSALNAPSDLRLIHPSTYLDPMDSARVLELLRGRRVLVAAGEGSCATTDEMGALLAWAESFEYPLLADPLSGLRTAADPLVIDRYDTVLGAPADALVPEAVIRFGRYPVSKRATAFLANAGAINIVVDPLETRDFNCATDVHLRCTPLDFSQTMLAAKQSLGGEDAADDRQSAFAAAWLEANAAAGARVDAVDAVEAGFEGAFVRRVAERAPEGSCLFAANSMSVRALDTFYAKGGRRLTVLCNRGLNGIDGTVSTALGAAQHFEQTTLLTGDLTLLHDLNALALQRELRVQRASGGLDRSIVIVLLNNNGGGIFDMLPQRSEDAYFERLFLTPQDVEFGAAAQAFGVPHRLVETVAEFDAAYDEALGVPGISLVEVRVPLEGLPERYAPYWS, encoded by the coding sequence ATGAGGGCCGATCCTACAGCCAGCGCCCTGTTCCTGGGCGCGTTCTTCGACGAGCTGGAACGATGGGGCGTGCACGACGTGGTGGTCAGCCCCGGGTCGCGCTCGACGCCGCTGGCCATGACGGCCTACGAGCTGTCGCGCCGCTTCCCCGATCGTCTTCGGTTGTTCGTGGACGTGGACGAGCGCGGCGCCGCGTTCTTCGCATTGGGGCTGGCGAAGGCGAGTGGGCAACCGGCGGCCGTCATCTGCACATCCGGCACCGCGGTGGCGAACTACTACCCGGCCGTGTTGGAGGCCGAGTCGTCACGCGTGCCGCTCATCGTGCTGACGGGCGACCGTCCGGCGCGACTGCAAGGCTTGGGCGCGCCGCAAACGTGCGACCAGTTGAACGCGTACGGCTCGCACGTGCGCGCGTTCCGCAACATGCCCGAGCCCGCTGCCGATGCGGCCGCCATCGCGTTCGCGCGCCAAGCTGCGCGCGAGGCGCGCATCGCCGCAGGCGGGGAGGCGGCCGGGCGCGCGACGGACGGCGAGGGCGCGCCGCGCATCGCAGGCGCGTGCCTGGGCGGGCCCGTGCACTTCAACTTCCCGTTCGACGAACCGCTCAAGCCCGACCTGCGGGTCGAAGGGCTGTTCGAAACCGGCCGAAGCGCGTTGAATGCGCCGTCCGATCTGCGCCTCATCCATCCGTCGACTTACCTCGATCCGATGGATTCCGCTCGCGTGCTCGAACTGCTGCGCGGTCGTCGGGTGCTGGTGGCGGCGGGCGAGGGGTCGTGCGCGACGACGGACGAGATGGGTGCGCTGTTGGCCTGGGCCGAGTCGTTCGAGTACCCGCTGCTGGCCGATCCGCTTTCGGGCTTGCGCACCGCCGCCGACCCGCTGGTCATCGACCGGTACGACACCGTGCTAGGCGCTCCAGCCGATGCGCTGGTTCCCGAGGCGGTCATCCGCTTCGGCCGTTATCCGGTGTCGAAGCGCGCCACCGCGTTTTTGGCGAACGCGGGCGCGATCAACATCGTGGTGGATCCGCTCGAGACGCGCGATTTCAACTGCGCCACCGACGTGCACCTGCGCTGTACGCCGCTCGATTTCTCGCAAACGATGCTGGCGGCAAAGCAGAGCCTCGGCGGCGAAGATGCCGCTGACGACCGGCAGAGTGCTTTCGCGGCGGCGTGGTTGGAGGCGAACGCCGCAGCCGGCGCGCGCGTCGATGCGGTGGATGCGGTGGAAGCCGGGTTCGAAGGCGCGTTCGTGCGCCGCGTGGCCGAGCGCGCCCCGGAGGGGTCGTGCCTGTTCGCGGCGAACTCCATGAGCGTGCGCGCCCTCGACACGTTCTATGCGAAGGGCGGCAGGCGGCTGACGGTGCTGTGCAACCGCGGGCTGAACGGCATCGACGGAACCGTGTCCACGGCGCTGGGCGCCGCGCAGCATTTCGAGCAAACGACCCTGCTCACGGGCGACTTGACGCTGCTGCACGACCTGAACGCGCTGGCGTTGCAGCGCGAGCTGCGCGTGCAGCGCGCGTCGGGCGGCCTGGATCGCAGCATCGTCATCGTGCTGCTGAACAACAACGGCGGCGGCATCTTCGACATGCTGCCCCAACGCTCGGAAGACGCGTACTTCGAGCGGCTGTTCCTCACGCCCCAGGACGTGGAGTTCGGCGCCGCCGCCCAGGCGTTCGGCGTACCGCACCGCCTGGTGGAAACCGTGGCCGAGTTCGACGCGGCCTACGACGAAGCGCTTGGCGTGCCGGGCATCTCGCTCGTCGAGGTGCGCGTGCCCCTCGAAGGCCTCCCCGAACGCTACGCCCCGTACTGGTCGTAA